Within the Halomonas sp. HL-93 genome, the region CTAGGCGCGGAAGCCGACGAGTACGACAAAGTCACCGATACGCTGGATGTGTGGTTCGACTCCGGCACCACTCACCGCCACGTGCTGCGCGGCTCGCACCCGCATGGCCACGAGAGCGGCCCGAGGGCGGACCTGTACCTGGAAGGCTCCGACCAGCACCGCGGCTGGTTCCATTCGTCACTGTTGACCGGCTCGGCCATCGACGGCCACGCGCCGTATCGCCAGCTGTTGACCCATGGCTTCACCGTGGACGCCCAGGGTCGCAAGATGTCCAAGTCGATCGGCAACGTGGTTGTGCCGCAAACGGTGATGGATAAGCTGGGCGCCGACATTTTGCGCCTGTGGGTGGCGTCCACCGATTACTCTGGTGAAATGGCGGTCTCCGATGAGATTTTGAAGCGCACTGCGGATGTTTACCGGCGTATCCGTAACACCGCGCGCTTCCTGCTCTCTAACCTTAACGGCTTTGATCCCGCGAAGGACCAGGTGGCGTTTGGCGACATGCTGGCGCTGGATCAATGGGTGGTCGACCGCGCCGCGCAGTTGCAGGGGCGTATCGACACCGCTTATGACGAATACCGCTTCCTGGATGTCTACCAGCAGGTGCACGGCTTCTGCGCCCGTGAACTGGGCGGCTTCTACCTGGATGTGATCAAGGATCGCCAATACACCACGCAAGCCGATTCGCTTGCCCGGCGCAGCGCGCAAACGGCGCTGTACCATGTGGTGGAAGCGCTGAGCCGCTGGGTGGCGCCGATTCTGTCGTTCACCGCCGAGGAGATTTATGAGCATATCCCCGGTGAGCGCGGCGACAGTGTCCTGCTGGAAACCTATTACACCGGCCTTGATACCCTGGATGATAACGCCAAGATGGGTCGTGATTTCTGGGAGCAGGTGCTTGAGGTCAAGCACGCGGTTAACAAGTGTCTGGAAGATGCCCGCAACGCCAAGGTGATCAAGGGCAGCCTGGCGGCCGAGGTGACGCTTTTCGTGAGTGACGAGCTCAACATGACGCTGACCAAACTGGGCGATGAGCTGCGCTTTGTGATGCTGACCAGCGAGGTGCACTTGAAACCGCTGGCCGAGGCCGAAGATGCCGAAGCCACCGAGCTTGAAAGCCTGAAGGTCGTGGTCTCTCAAAGTGAGCACACCAAGTGCGAGCGCTGCTGGCACCATCGTCCGGATGTGGGCACCCATGCGGCGCATCCCGATTTATGCGGCCGCTGTATCAGCAACTTGCCCGAAGGCAGCGGAGAGATTCGTTACTATGCCTAATGATACAAGCCCAGCAAACGCCCACCCCTTACAGCGGCCGCCGATGCACCGGCCGCTGCGCTGGTTGTGGTTGGCGGCGGCGGTGATCGTGCTCGACCTGGCCACCAAGTACCTGGCGACGAGCATGTTGAACTACGCCCAGCCGGTCGAGGTGCTGCCGTTTTTCAATCTCACGCTTTTACACAACACGGGAGCGGCGTTCAGCTTTTTATCAGAGCACCCGGGCTGGCAGCGTTGGTTCTTTGCGATTGTTGCGATTGGGGCGAGTATTGGTCTGAGCATTTGGCTGTCGCGTATCAGGGCCGATGAAAAGCTGCTGGCTGTCGCGCTACCACTGATTATCGGCGGCGCGCTGGGCAATCTTTATGATCGGCTTGTTCACGGCTACGTGGTCGATTTTCTGTCTTTTCATGCGGCGGGCTGGTACTACCCTGCATTTAATGTGGCAGATATAGGCATTACCCTAGGGGCGGTCGGGCTAATTTGGGAATCGGTAATGGGCGAGCGGCGGCGCAAAAAAGCCCAGCGGACTTCGTCTACCTCCAACAGCGAGTAACGCAATGAGCGACTATTTAATTGATGACGGCATGGAAGTGACTCTGCACTTCACGCTCAAGCTGGAAGACGGCACCGTGGTGGACTCGACCAAAGAGAAAGTGCCCGCTACCTTCCAGTATGGAGATGGCAACTTGCCACCCGGTTTTGAGCATCCGATTAAAGGCATGGCGGCGGGTCAAGAGGGCAGCTTCGAGATTACCCCCGAACATGCCTTTGGTCAGCATAATCCGCAGAACATTCAAACGCTGAAGCGTGATGACTTCGGCGATGAAGTGCCGGAGATTGGTATGGTCATGTCATTTGCCGATAAAGCGGGAACGGAATTGCCAGGTGTGGTCAAAACCATTGAAGGTGATCGGATTGAGGTCGACTTTAATCATCCCTTGGCGGGGCGTACCCTTACGTTTGAGGTTGAAGTGCTCGACGTGAAGCCGGTCACGACGCACTGAGAGATCACTTACTGACAGGCGGCTGAATTCATCCAACGGTGCTCTGTACCAAGGCGCGAGACTCATGTTGTCAAAACCGCAATCACAGCAGCAAACACACCCCATCGAAATCAAGCTGGCCAACCCGCGTGGCTTTTGCGCAGGGGTCGACCGGGCAATCGATATTGTTAACCGGGCGCTGGATGTGTTTGGGCCGCCGATCTATGTCCGTCATGAAGTGGTGCATAATCGCTTCGTGGTTGAAACCCTGCGTGAGCGCGGCGCGGTATTCGTCGAGGAACTGCACGAAGTGCCCGACGATGTGATTGTGATTTTCTCGGCCCATGGGGTTTCCCGTGCAGTCCAGCAAGAAGCCGAGCAGCGCGGCCTGAAAGTGTTTGACGCTACCTGCCCGTTGGTCACCAAGGTGCACATTGAAGTGCTGCGATATGCCAAGCGCGGCCAGGAGTGCATCTTGATCGGCCATCAGGGCCATCCGGAAGTTGAAGGCACCATGGGGCGTTACGATACTTCCCACGGTGGCCGTATTTACTTGGTGGAAGACGAGCACGATGCCGCCAACCTGGACGTCAAGGACCCTTCGCAACTGGCCTTTGTGACGCAAACCACGCTGTCGATGGACGACACCGCCAAGGTGATCGACGCGCTGCGCGATAAATTCCCCGCGATTCAAGGCCCGCGCAAAGACGACATCTGCTACGCCACGCAAAACCGTCAGGATGCAGTGCGTGAACTCGCCGCCGACAGCGATCTGCTGTTGGTGGTGGGTAGTCCTAATAGCTCCAACTCGAATCGTCTACGCGAGCTTTCCGAGCGCATGGGCACGCCCGCTTATCTGATCGATAACGCCGAGCAGATCGTTCCCGAGTGGCTGGACGGCGTCAGCTGCGTAGGCGTTACCGCCGGTGCCAGTGCCCCGGAAGTACTGGTCAAAGGTGTGATCGAGCGCCTTCAATCCATGGGCGCGACCGTGCCACAAGAGCTTCAAGGGCGTGAAGAAACGATTACCTTTTCGATGCCCCGTGAACTGCGTGAACGGGTGATTGCCAGCGGCTAAACAAAGACTTCGTGATGCAAAGCGTATGGGTTTACGACATACTGAAATAGTATGAGTTAACCAATACAGGAGCAGAGCCGCGTGTCTTATGTTTCTCATCCTTCCTCCGGCCGCATTTCATCAGGCGGCCAACGCGGCTTTACCCTAATTGAACTGATGATTGTGTTGGCCATCATCGGCATCGTGGCGGCCATTGCCTACCCCAGCTATACCCGCTACGCACAAAAATCGCTGCGAACGGATGCCCATGCGGGGCTCATGCAAGCGGCATCTGCGCTTGAGCGCTGTAACACTCAGTCCTATACCTACGACAATTGCGATGACGTACCGGCCACCTCGCCAGAAGGGCACTACACCATTGAAGTGTCGACCGGCAGTCAGAATGGCGGCTATACGCTAACGGCCGAGACCGACCGAGACGATGGCTGCGGCGAGCCGTTGATCCTGGATGCCAGGGGCAGACAATCACCCGATGGATGCTGGTAGCCTATGCGTCAACGCGGTTTTACCCTTATTGAATTGATGCTGGTACTGGTTATCGCGGCGTTGTTAATGCTAATCGCCGTGCCCTCCTTTTCTACGTTTATGGCCCGCCAGCAACTGGCCGGTGATGTTAACCAACTTCAATCGGTGATGACCTTTGCGCGCAGCGAAGCCATCAAGCAACGCCAGCCGATCACCGTCAACTTCTCACCGCCTGACACAGCAACCTCGATACGCCGTCCTGATGAATGCCGCGACGAAGAGCGGATTGATGAAAGTGGCGACGATGGTCCCCGGTACGTTTACAACGCTTGGTGTTACTGGGCCGAAAGCCCGCAGAATGGCGGCGAGGCGGCTGTTATGCGAGTAGGGCAAACGGCCAATATTACCAAGCCCCAAGGCAATTTCTCGTTAGTGTTTGAAAGCCTGGGCGACGCGGATATCAGCGATTGTGACGATGGTGAGGGCCAATGCGAGATTACGCTCGCGCCAGCCGACTCGGAAGACGATATTGACCCGGTGACGATCCGTGTTCGTGAAACCGGCAGCCTGCGCAAGGTGACCTCATGACGTCGCAGCGCGGCTTCAGCCTTGTCGAGGCACTGATTGCGCTACTGGTGCTGTCGCTTGGCCTGGTGGGCGTGGCAGCCATGCAGCTGAAAGCACTGCAAAGCGCCTCGCTTGGCTACCAACGCTCAGTGGCAAGCGTGGCCGCCGCCGATGCACAGGAGCGCCTGTGGGCAACGCTTGAGCCTGGACAAGGCTGCGATGCTATTGACGTTGGGGCGGTTCAAACAGACTGGCGAGATCAATGGTTTGAGGATAGCGACCACACCCCCTTGCGTAATGCCATTGAAAGCGACAGCGGCATCGAGAAAGACAGTGATGAAGGTGCGTGTCGGTTTACCGTCACCCTTGCACTTAGCGAAGACGCTAATGACCAGCTTGACTATACCTTCCGCCTGCCCAGCCTGGAGGGAGTGCAATGAGGCATTCCCAACGCGGGTTTACTCTGGTAGAGCTGATGGTGGCGATGGTGATCGGCACCATCATCATCCTGGGGGCGGGGCAGCTGTTCTTGACGACCTTTCAAACCTTCCAAAACGTTGACACGATTAGCCGTAAGCAGGAAAACCTGGTGTTTATCGCCCAGCGCGTGACAAGTGAGATTCGCCAGAATGGGCCAGGGCGCTACACGCTTGAATGCGAGACAGAGCAGGTGCAGGAAAAAGACCAGTGCACCTGCACCGTGGCCGATACCGACGAAGGCAATCAGCCGCTGGTCAGCTTTCCCAAGGGTAGCTCCGGTGGTGACAGCCATTGCACGGAAGACGCTCACGAGTTGGGTGATCCCGTTCTGGATAACAACGCCCTTTATCGCGTGTCACTGCCGATTGAAAATAACGGTGAGTCGATTGTCTTCCATGTCACCCACCGCACTGCTGTGCTGGGTACTGAGCAAAATGGCGACGATAATGATGGCAACGATGATAATGACACCCGGGACCCCGACCCTAATAACCCCGGTTACTACATGAATGGTGACCAGATGTATAACGATCGGTGTTATGTTCCCGGGAATGGAAATTTGAACACCAATCGAAATGGATGTAATGCACCATGAAACAACAAGGCGCGGCGCTAGTGATCGTTATGGCGCTGCTCGCCGGTGCCATGACGCTGGGCCTTTCGGGCATGCAAACCGCGCTGGTGGATGAGCGCTTGGCGGGTAATTATCGTGCTTCGACTCAGGCGCAGATGACCGCAGAAAATACCTTATCAGCGTTGGTCGACCCAGATAACACAACGCGCCGCAACGAATATCTTAATGATCTATTAGCTAATAACGAATTAGTTTCTGTCGGGCAAACCAAAAGTCTACGCGGGCGAGAGGTGGAAGCATTGCTCGAAGAAGGTGCATTGGATGATTTTTTCAAACAACTGCTGCCCAACAATTATGAGGAGCTAAGCTCAGAAGACCAAGCCGAAATACACGGTACGCTGGTGGAAAATTTTGTATTGGAATTTGAGCGACTAGAGGGCGATCAAATTGCTATTACCGCCTTGGATGATGGGTTACGCCAAAGTGCGCGCGGTCAATCGAGATTAGTTTATGCCCTAGGTGAAGGTTCGGGCAACCCAACGCCTTTTCAATCTCCTGTAGTGGGTTGTGAGGGGGTATCATCAGGAGGTGGCTCCATCATTAGCAGCTATCGTTCTAGCGATGGGGGATGGAGTGGGGAGCCGGGGCGGTTTGCCAGCGATGATTTACCACTACTAAGAACGACCACTGAAAACGCCAATGTTGAACTGGGCGGGAATGAACAACTTCACGGTGGAATAGAGGCCTTGGGCAGCGTGACAATGACTGGTTCGTCCCAGGTGTTTGGTAGCATATTGGCCAACCAAAATGTCAATCTGAACGCTGGGGGTGGGCGCGTCAGAGGGAACGTTGACAGCTTGTCCAATGTATTGTTCGGCAGTAGCACGCGGGTGGATGGGGAAGTTCGCGCTGAACAAGACATTAGGTTTAGCAATTATGCTGCTAGCGTAGGAGAGGCTATTTACGCTGGGGGCGATATTATATCTAGCCGCGACCCCGTTTCGGACCACTTAGATGCCGCCAATCGGCAGAATTTTATGACCAATGCCGAACTTTCTTTAACGCCGATAGCCGAGCAAGACTGCGATCCCATCGATTTTAACGGCAAGAGTCTCAAAGATGAGATCGTTCGCTATCAAGATGAAATACCCACTATTGGTGATGTCACAGTTGGTAGTTATCCCAATGAACAATGGCGCTTCACGCCAACTGCCATGTCACGTTTTGATAAAACATGGAACGTTAATCGCTGGGTTGAGCATGCTGAACCAACTTCAAATACGCTAATGGAAGAACCGACAAGTTTCTATCGAGTTAATCATCTTCGTCTAACGAGCTCACCATCCTTGCGCGTCAGCGGTGGTGATATAGCGGTCATTGTGGATGGTGACTTTACTATGGACGGCGGTGGTGCAGGCTTAGTGATTGATGACGACAGTAGCTTGACTATTTTTGTCTCTGGCCGGGTTGATTTTGGGAGCGTATTAAATATGCCCGAAGCGAACTCGCTGAATAATCAAGGTAACCCAACGTTTTCGATATTTTCAGGCTACTCCGGCAATCAAACTGGAGTGAACTTTAGTGCCAGTAATCGCGTAGTGGCCAATGTATACGCACCCTACACCGATATATCAGTAAACTCGGGATCCGATTTTTTCGGGAGTCTAAGAGGTCAGCGTGTAACGGTGAGCGGTAGTGGTAGCATTGTTTATGATGAATTGTTAGCTAGCGCCTTTTCAGAATCTATATCTGGGTCAGGATCAGGGGACAGTACTCGCTCAGGGTGGCAGCTTGTCGATTGGCAGTAGTGACCACTGACACAAGGCCGCGTTATCATAGCGCTATTTGCCCAAGAGCTTGAATGCCTTATGAGTCAGTCACCCAAAACCCGTGTTCTAACCGGTATCACTACGTCCGGTACGCCCCATCTGGGCAACTACGTGGGGGCGATCAAACCCGCCATTGAGGCGAGCCAGGATCCCAGCGTTCAGTCGTTCTACTTTCTGGCCGATTTCCACGCGCTGATCAAGTGCCAGGATCCCGAGCGCGTTCAGCAGTCGCGCCTGGAAATCGCCGCGACCTGGCTGGCCCTTGGGCTGGATACCGATAACGCCATTTTTTACCGCCAGTCGGATA harbors:
- the ispH gene encoding 4-hydroxy-3-methylbut-2-enyl diphosphate reductase, with product MLSKPQSQQQTHPIEIKLANPRGFCAGVDRAIDIVNRALDVFGPPIYVRHEVVHNRFVVETLRERGAVFVEELHEVPDDVIVIFSAHGVSRAVQQEAEQRGLKVFDATCPLVTKVHIEVLRYAKRGQECILIGHQGHPEVEGTMGRYDTSHGGRIYLVEDEHDAANLDVKDPSQLAFVTQTTLSMDDTAKVIDALRDKFPAIQGPRKDDICYATQNRQDAVRELAADSDLLLVVGSPNSSNSNRLRELSERMGTPAYLIDNAEQIVPEWLDGVSCVGVTAGASAPEVLVKGVIERLQSMGATVPQELQGREETITFSMPRELRERVIASG
- a CDS encoding type IV pilin protein — encoded protein: MSYVSHPSSGRISSGGQRGFTLIELMIVLAIIGIVAAIAYPSYTRYAQKSLRTDAHAGLMQAASALERCNTQSYTYDNCDDVPATSPEGHYTIEVSTGSQNGGYTLTAETDRDDGCGEPLILDARGRQSPDGCW
- the lspA gene encoding signal peptidase II codes for the protein MPNDTSPANAHPLQRPPMHRPLRWLWLAAAVIVLDLATKYLATSMLNYAQPVEVLPFFNLTLLHNTGAAFSFLSEHPGWQRWFFAIVAIGASIGLSIWLSRIRADEKLLAVALPLIIGGALGNLYDRLVHGYVVDFLSFHAAGWYYPAFNVADIGITLGAVGLIWESVMGERRRKKAQRTSSTSNSE
- a CDS encoding pilus assembly FimT family protein, encoding MRQRGFTLIELMLVLVIAALLMLIAVPSFSTFMARQQLAGDVNQLQSVMTFARSEAIKQRQPITVNFSPPDTATSIRRPDECRDEERIDESGDDGPRYVYNAWCYWAESPQNGGEAAVMRVGQTANITKPQGNFSLVFESLGDADISDCDDGEGQCEITLAPADSEDDIDPVTIRVRETGSLRKVTS
- a CDS encoding DUF7305 domain-containing protein, yielding MKQQGAALVIVMALLAGAMTLGLSGMQTALVDERLAGNYRASTQAQMTAENTLSALVDPDNTTRRNEYLNDLLANNELVSVGQTKSLRGREVEALLEEGALDDFFKQLLPNNYEELSSEDQAEIHGTLVENFVLEFERLEGDQIAITALDDGLRQSARGQSRLVYALGEGSGNPTPFQSPVVGCEGVSSGGGSIISSYRSSDGGWSGEPGRFASDDLPLLRTTTENANVELGGNEQLHGGIEALGSVTMTGSSQVFGSILANQNVNLNAGGGRVRGNVDSLSNVLFGSSTRVDGEVRAEQDIRFSNYAASVGEAIYAGGDIISSRDPVSDHLDAANRQNFMTNAELSLTPIAEQDCDPIDFNGKSLKDEIVRYQDEIPTIGDVTVGSYPNEQWRFTPTAMSRFDKTWNVNRWVEHAEPTSNTLMEEPTSFYRVNHLRLTSSPSLRVSGGDIAVIVDGDFTMDGGGAGLVIDDDSSLTIFVSGRVDFGSVLNMPEANSLNNQGNPTFSIFSGYSGNQTGVNFSASNRVVANVYAPYTDISVNSGSDFFGSLRGQRVTVSGSGSIVYDELLASAFSESISGSGSGDSTRSGWQLVDWQ
- a CDS encoding PilW family protein, encoding MRHSQRGFTLVELMVAMVIGTIIILGAGQLFLTTFQTFQNVDTISRKQENLVFIAQRVTSEIRQNGPGRYTLECETEQVQEKDQCTCTVADTDEGNQPLVSFPKGSSGGDSHCTEDAHELGDPVLDNNALYRVSLPIENNGESIVFHVTHRTAVLGTEQNGDDNDGNDDNDTRDPDPNNPGYYMNGDQMYNDRCYVPGNGNLNTNRNGCNAP
- a CDS encoding type IV pilus modification PilV family protein, whose product is MTSQRGFSLVEALIALLVLSLGLVGVAAMQLKALQSASLGYQRSVASVAAADAQERLWATLEPGQGCDAIDVGAVQTDWRDQWFEDSDHTPLRNAIESDSGIEKDSDEGACRFTVTLALSEDANDQLDYTFRLPSLEGVQ
- the fkpB gene encoding FKBP-type peptidyl-prolyl cis-trans isomerase, whose amino-acid sequence is MSDYLIDDGMEVTLHFTLKLEDGTVVDSTKEKVPATFQYGDGNLPPGFEHPIKGMAAGQEGSFEITPEHAFGQHNPQNIQTLKRDDFGDEVPEIGMVMSFADKAGTELPGVVKTIEGDRIEVDFNHPLAGRTLTFEVEVLDVKPVTTH